The DNA sequence ATTGACGCAACTATTCTTGGGCTTCTGCAAAAGCGGATGAGCCTTGGGCTCAAAGCAGCCAGATTGAAAATAAAATCAAATATGCCGCTATGCGACCTCAAACGTGAAGAAGAAATTTACAATAATGCCGAAAAAGACGCAAAAAGATGCGGAATTCCGCCCGAAACCGCAAGAAAAATATTCAAAATAATTGTCAAAAAAACAAGAGAAGTACAGGAAAAGCTGCTTTAGAAATTAGCGTCCGATAATCAATCAAAATCCTTAAATCCGCGCGAATCCCATAATTCGCTGTGTTCCTATGCGCGAAATATGCCCTGACTGCGGCTGCCTTGTGAATCTTCCAGAAATTGTCGGCGAGGGCCGCTGCAACTGCATGTGCCACAAGAAAATGAGATATTATGAAAATGATTTTATTTGATTAGGTACACGTCAGCGGTTTTGCGAAGTTTTGCCGAAGGCAAAATTTGGGTGGAGCGAGCGAAGCGAACGAAAGTTCATTCCACGCCGCCGCCTATAATTTGCCGTTTATTTCTTTTTTCAGTCGTTCAAAGAATCCGGTCATAAATTCTAATCTTTGTCTGCCAATTTCCTTTGCTTTTTTAGTGTACAATTTATCGGGAATATGCCTAATTTTTGTTTCAAACTCAAGATTTGGAGCATGTTTTAACATTTCTTTAATCCGCCCATTCATTTTTCCGCCAACAAGATTATCTTTAACGTAGTCTTCAACAGGAGTATCCGAATAAATTTTTTCGCCATACTGTCCTGCTATCATAAAAGACCGTGCAATTCCGGTTGAGCCAAGAATGTCTAATTTATCGGCATCAAATAGAATTTGGGCTTCTTTTGTTTGTGGTTCGCTTCCTGTTCTGTATCTATGAGAGATAATGCAATTTTGAATATGCCTTATTTTATCTATCGGAAAGCCCACATCCCTAAGAATAGGAATTGCCATTGCCGAACTTAAAACTGCATGATCCGTATTTCCAGAAGAATCATTATCTTCTTTAACCCGTGCGATATCGTGTAATAAAGCAGCAGCTTTCAGAACATCTGAATCAACACTTTCATTTTCTGCAAGGTGTAAGCATAAATTATATACGCGCATAATATGGTCCAT is a window from the Nanoarchaeota archaeon genome containing:
- a CDS encoding HD domain-containing protein; protein product: MEQKFQKIKEAVEKELSCSAHSMDHIMRVYNLCLHLAENESVDSDVLKAAALLHDIARVKEDNDSSGNTDHAVLSSAMAIPILRDVGFPIDKIRHIQNCIISHRYRTGSEPQTKEAQILFDADKLDILGSTGIARSFMIAGQYGEKIYSDTPVEDYVKDNLVGGKMNGRIKEMLKHAPNLEFETKIRHIPDKLYTKKAKEIGRQRLEFMTGFFERLKKEINGKL